One Methylosarcina fibrata AML-C10 DNA segment encodes these proteins:
- a CDS encoding ABC transporter permease subunit codes for MSPIAILFRRELGSYFATPVAYVFIVIFLLLSGAFTFYLGGFYERGQADLEPFFAFHPWLYLFLVPAVAMRLWADERKSGSIELLLTLPITMWQAVVAKFLAAWCFIAIALALTFPIWLTVNFLGDPDNGVIFASYLGSLLMAGAFLAIGACLSAATRSQAVAFILSVVVCFLLLLAGFPLVLNVFRAVAPAGLVDAIAGLSFLTHFNAISKGVIDLRDLIYFLLSIGFWLYANAVVIDLKKAE; via the coding sequence ATGAGCCCTATCGCCATTCTGTTCCGGCGCGAACTCGGCAGCTATTTCGCCACGCCGGTCGCGTACGTGTTTATCGTGATTTTTCTGCTGCTGTCCGGCGCCTTTACGTTTTATCTGGGCGGCTTTTACGAACGCGGCCAGGCCGATCTGGAGCCGTTCTTCGCGTTCCATCCCTGGCTCTATCTGTTTCTGGTGCCAGCGGTGGCGATGCGGCTGTGGGCCGACGAGCGCAAAAGCGGCAGCATCGAACTCCTGCTGACCCTGCCGATCACGATGTGGCAGGCGGTCGTCGCCAAGTTTCTGGCCGCCTGGTGCTTCATCGCCATTGCCCTGGCGCTGACCTTTCCGATCTGGCTGACCGTCAACTTTCTCGGCGATCCGGATAACGGCGTCATCTTTGCAAGCTATCTCGGCAGCCTGCTGATGGCCGGCGCCTTTCTGGCCATCGGCGCCTGCCTGTCGGCGGCGACCCGCAGCCAGGCGGTCGCGTTCATCCTCAGCGTGGTGGTGTGCTTTCTGCTGCTTCTGGCCGGCTTTCCGCTGGTGCTGAACGTATTCCGTGCCGTCGCCCCGGCCGGCCTGGTAGACGCCATTGCCGGACTCAGCTTTCTGACCCATTTCAACGCGATCAGCAAGGGCGTGATCGATCTGCGCGACCTGATCTATTTTCTGTTGAGCATCGGCTTTTGGCTCTATGCGAACGCCGTGGTCATCGATTTGAAAAAAGCCGAATAG
- a CDS encoding ABC transporter ATP-binding protein, with the protein MFDFRPASADEVFVMIETSALTKRYGDLIAVDRITFRAEPGQVLGFLGPNGAGKSTTMKMISGFLAPTSGRARVCGFDVEEQPLEAKSAIGYLPEGAPSYGEMTPRSFLEFIASIRGLGGTRRKQRLDDVIGRLQLEGVLEQSIETLSKGFKRRVGLAQALLHDPRVLILDEPTDGLDPNQKHHVRTLINDMARDKVIVISTHILEEVHAVCNRAIIIAGGQLLADATPAELEARSRYHMAVSLTTPEADKARQVLSGIDEIDSIEIDPLDQRLTAFPKPGKPIFAAVSEALTRHQLEVSELQLESGRLDEVFRTITEPHQREARA; encoded by the coding sequence ATGTTTGATTTTCGGCCGGCTTCGGCCGACGAGGTCTTCGTCATGATAGAAACCTCGGCACTCACCAAACGCTACGGCGATTTGATCGCCGTGGACCGTATCACTTTCCGCGCCGAACCGGGCCAGGTGCTCGGATTTCTCGGGCCGAACGGCGCCGGAAAATCGACGACGATGAAAATGATCTCGGGCTTTCTGGCGCCGACCTCGGGCAGAGCCAGAGTCTGCGGCTTCGACGTCGAAGAACAGCCGCTCGAGGCCAAGAGCGCCATCGGTTATCTGCCCGAAGGGGCTCCGAGCTACGGCGAAATGACGCCGCGCTCGTTCCTGGAATTCATCGCTTCGATTCGAGGCCTCGGCGGCACCCGCCGCAAGCAGCGGCTGGACGACGTGATCGGGCGGCTGCAACTGGAAGGCGTGCTGGAGCAGAGCATCGAGACGCTGTCCAAAGGGTTCAAGCGGCGGGTCGGCCTGGCGCAGGCGCTCCTGCACGACCCTCGGGTCTTGATCCTGGACGAGCCGACCGACGGTCTCGATCCCAACCAGAAGCATCACGTCCGCACGCTGATCAACGACATGGCCAGGGACAAGGTGATCGTCATTTCCACCCACATTCTGGAAGAGGTGCATGCGGTCTGCAACCGGGCGATCATCATCGCCGGCGGCCAATTGCTGGCCGACGCCACGCCCGCCGAACTGGAAGCCCGCTCCCGCTATCACATGGCCGTCTCGCTGACGACCCCGGAAGCCGACAAAGCCCGGCAGGTGTTGAGCGGCATCGATGAAATCGACTCGATCGAGATCGATCCGCTGGACCAGCGCCTGACCGCTTTCCCCAAGCCGGGCAAACCGATTTTTGCCGCCGTCAGCGAAGCGTTGACCCGCCATCAGCTCGAGGTCAGCGAGTTGCAGCTCGAATCCGGACGCCTGGACGAGGTGTTCCGCACCATTACCGAACCGCATCAACGGGAGGCCCGCGCATGA